The stretch of DNA TGCGGCGGCGATTGCGTCGGGGTCTGTCCTTGCGCCCAGACCGAAGCCCATCCCCCAAGGCTCAGCAGGGCGATCATGAGACCAATCGTTCTCATACCTTTCCCCCTGGATGGTTTCGCAAAGTGGGATTGTACTTCGTCCCGTCGAAGGAGGCAAGATAGCTCACCGCGCTGCCTCCGACAGCGTGCTCCCGTCCGTCACCATCACGCGCGCGATGTGCGTGGCGCGATAGCTCGTCTCGTCGATCTCGATGAGGGCGCCGCAGAGGCGCACGTCGCCGGAAGCGACCTCGAACCGCTGCGGCATACCATGCAGGAACCGTTCTAGAATCTGCTCCCGTTTGATGCCAATGACTCCATCATACGGTCCCGTCATGCCGAGATCGGTGATATACGCCGTGCCCCTGGGCAAGATCCTTTCGTCAGCCGTCGGCACATGCGTGTGCGAACCAAAGACGACGCTCACCCGCCCATCTAAGTACCACCCCATGGCGATCTTCTCCGACGTCGCTTCGGCATGCATGTCCACGATGATGATCCGTGGCTCGCGAATCTCGGCCAAGAGAGCGTCAACGGTCCGAAACGGACAATCGCTCGGGGACATGAAGACGCGCCCTTGCAGATTGATCACCGTGATCGGATGCCCGCGCGCAGAGCGACCGGACCAAACGCCACGCCCGGGCACGCCCGGCGCGTAATTGGCCGGACGCAAGAGCCGAGGCTCAGTCTCGATGATCTGAAAGACCTCCTTCTTGTCGAAGATATGGTTGCCCGACGTCATCACGTCAATGCCCGCGGCCAATAGCTCCTGCGCCACCTCGGGCGTGACGCCGAAGCCACCGGCGGCATTCTCCACATTGGCGACAACGAATTCGATCTCCAGTTGCCGCCTCAACTCCGGAAGCTTCTCCCGAACGATGTGACGTCCCGGGCGCCCGACGATGTCCCCGATCACGAGCACGCGCATACCGATCCCCTCTTGAAGCAAAAAATCTTCGGGGCTTCCGCTGGGCCGTGTGGTGGCGACAGTTGAACCTGGATTTCTCCAGGTGGGCGGCCTAGCCCTTATCGTCGGTTTCCCCGCTTCTCCGGCGGGGCCTACCTTGATAAGGTCCCTCGCATCGGCCTCCCAAACGTTCTCGTGTTGGCTCTAACTTCGCCCACCATCACCAACTTTGCAGAAGCCCCGTTGCATGGCAGAGTATACCCCTTTCCGCCCTGAGGGTCAAGCTGACCGCGCTTTGCTCGCCTTCACGGCTTCCCCCTACAGCCGTTCCGCCTCGGACCAAACCCTCCCTACGCCCGCTCAGACTCGAAGTCATAGTCGGCGACGCCGCTGCCGCCCATCTTTCAAATGGGCCAGGAACTCCTCGCACGGGAGCGTGTTCAGGATGTCCTCGCGCTGCGCCCAGCCGCGCCGCGCTTGCGCAATGCCATAAGCCAAGACCCGAAAATGGCCGACATGATGCGCGTCCGAGTCGATGACGAGCTTCACCCCCGCTTCGACGGCCTTGCGAATGTGCTCGTCTTTCAAATCGAGGCGTTCGGGATAGGCATCAATCTCCAAGATCGTCCCCGTCTCCCGGGCCACCCGGATGATCTCGTCCATGTCCACATCGTACGGCTCGCGCTTGAGCAGGATGCGCCCGGTCGGATGAAAGAGAATATCCGCATGCGGATTTCGCATGGCGCGCACGATGCGCTCCGTCATCTCCTGGCGCGACAGATTGAAATGCGAATGCACGGCGATGCCAACGACGTCCAATTGCGCGAGCACATCGTCGCGGATGTCGAGCGTCCCATCCTTGCGGATGTTGACCTCGGCGCCAGTGAGGACTCGAATCCCCCTGAGCTTGCGGTTCAAGCGGCGAATCTCCGCGATCTGCTCGAGGAGTTTGGCTTCGTCCGAACCGCGCGTCATGGCCAAGCTGCGCGTATGATCGGTGATGGCGATGTACTCGAGGCCGAGCCGTCGGGCTTCGAGCGCCATCTCCTCGATCGAATTCGCGCCATCGGTCCAGTTGGTTTGTACCTGCAAATCGCCGCGCAGATCCCCGTATTCGATCAAGCGCGGCAATCGTCCCTCACGCGCCGCCTCGATCTCGCCTCGATCTTCGCGCAGCTCCGGCGGGATGTAACGCAGCCCCAGCGCTTCGTAGATCTCTTCCTCGGTTCGCCCGGCGATGCGACGTTCCCCGCGAAACAGCCCATATTCGTTCAGCTTCAGCCCCATTCGCTCGGCGATCCGTCGCAACGCGATGTTGTGCTCCTTGCTCCCGGTGAAATATTGGAGCGCCGCGCCGAAACTCTCCCGAGGGACGACCCGGAGGTCCACGTCCAGCCCGTTCCGAAATTTCACTCGGCTGCGCGTCTCCCCTTTCTCGTGGACATGCTCCACCTCGGGCAGAGAGACGAAGGCCTCCATCACCCGTTCGGGACGCCGCGAGATAACCAAGAGATCGGCATCACCAACGGTCTCCTTCCGACGCCGCAAGGACCCCGCGATCTCCACGCGTTCGACCTCCGGCAAGGCGGCCAGCCGCGCGCACACGTCTTCCATGAGCGGCAGGATCTCGCCGAGGAGGAACCGGCCTCCGCGTCGGCGCAGGAACTCGATGCCCCGTAAGATGGCCGCTTCCGTCTTCTCGCCAAAGCGCGGGAGTTGTCGGATGCGTCCCTGTCGTGCTGCTTGCTCCAACTCGTCGAGATTGGTGATCCCCAAGGCCTCGTAGAGAGCGCGGATCGTCTTCGGCCCCACGCCTTCGATCCCCATGAGCGAGACGAGGTCAATCGGATATTTCCGCCGCAGTTCCTCATAATACGCCATCCGCCCCGTCACGAGCAGCTCCTCGATCTTCTGCGCGATGCTTTTGCCGACCCCAGGGATCTCCTCTAGGGCCTTTATCCCCCCCCGCGCGTACAGCTCCGCGATCGGTTCCTCCAGCGCTTCCACGGCATAGGCGGCCTTCTCATACGCGCGCGGCTTGAATTCCACGCCCTCCATGTCGAGGAGGAAAGCGATGTGTCGCAGGATCTCCGCGACGTCACGATTGGTCATGCCGATCCCCCTCGCTCTCGCTCGATGAGCACGCGGCGCAGGATCTTCCCTGACGCTGAGCGCGGGATTTGCTCTACGAACTCCACGCGACGAATCTTCTTGTACGGCGCCACGCGCTCGGCCACGTAGGCCATCAGCTCCTCCGCCGAAGCCTCAGCCTTCAGCACAATGAAGGCCTTCGGCACTTCTCCGGCTTCTTCGTCAGGGCTGGGAATGACAGCGGCATCAGCGACCGCCGGATGCGAGAGCAATACCGCCTCAAGCTCGGCTGGTGCGATCTGCAAGCCCTTATACTTGATCAGCTCCTTGATCCGGTCCACGACGTAGAAATACCCGTCCTCATCCACGTAGCCGATGTCGCCGGTGCGCAGCCACCCGTCCGCCGTGATCGTACGCGCCGTCTCTTCCGGGCGCTTCCAATAGCCCTTCATCACCTGTGGGCCTCGAATCCACAACTCCCCCAATTGACCGACGCCTAACGGCGTTCCCGTCTCCGGATCCACGATCTGACATTCCGTGTTGGGAATGGGTGGACCAATCGAAGCCAATTTGACCCGCGCCGGATCCTCGGGATTGGCATGGGTCACCGGGCTCGCCTCTGTCAACCCATAGCCTTGCAGCACGAGACATCCCAATCGCTCCGCACATGCTCGCGCGACGGATTCGCCCAAGGGCGCGGCCCCCGACATGATGACCCGCAGCTTCGAGAGATCGTACCGATCCACCACCGGGTGCTTGGCCAACGCCAGAATGATCGGCGGCACCAAATAAGCGCGCGTCACCCCATAATCCTGGAGCGTTTGCAAGAACACTTCCAGCTCGAACCGCGGCATCGTCACGATCGTCGTCCCCTTGCAGAGCATGAAGTTCATGAGGACCAGCAGGCCGTAGCTGTGAAAGAAGGGAAGCACGCCGATGATGACATCCTCCTCTCGCACTTCCCGAAAGGCGACGTCCACCTGACGGATATTGGCGACCAAGTTGTAGTGCGTGAGCATGACGCCTTTGGGCAAGCCCGTCGTCCCACTGGAGGCGGGCAAGGCCACGACGTCTTCGCGAGGGGAGATCGAGACCTCTGGCACGCGATCAGCATCCCCGAACAGATCGCGCCACGAGTCCTCACCGATGACGAAAACGTCTTCAACACCTGCCTGACGGGCCGCTTCCTGCGCTTTCTCCACAAGCGGCGGGACGGTCAGCAAGTACTTCGCCCCCGCATCTCGAAGTTGCGTCGCCACCTCCTCCGTCGTGTAAAGCGGATTCACCGTCGCGTTGATCCCGCCGATTAACGCGACGGCGTGAAACGCGATGGCGTATTCGGGGAGATTTGGGCTGTAGATGGCCAACACATCACCTTTGCGGAAGCCGCGCGCCCATAAGCCGGCAGCCACGCGCCGCACCGACTCGGCCAACTCGCGATAGCTCACCGCGCGTCCGGTCGGTCCGTCAATGAGCGCTGGCTTCTCCCCCCGCCGCTCCGCTTGCTCGAGCACAAACGACGTGAGTGGCACTTCGGGAATCGTGATCTCCGGATATGGCCCTCGTACGATCATACGACCCTCCCCTTTCGGCGAATTTCGGCGAAAGTCTATCCCGCCCGCGCCATCAAGGCAATCTTCGACGTCCCGACATGAGCGTAGGAATAAACGCTTGGGTAAAGCGGCTGAACGGCGGCACGAGAGAGTTGGCCGGCGGCCGGACTAACCTCTCTCCGTGAAGCGTCGGATGAATGGAGCGTCAACGCATCAGCCAGCGCTTCCACTAATCCACAAACGAAACGGATCTTCCCTTACTAGAGCAACGCCTAGCGGCCACAGAGAGCGCCTCGCTGCTCAAAAAAAAGATGACGCACAGGCCTCCCCACCTGAGGCGAAGGGGAGGCCCTGTGCTTCCTAACGCTCACGCTCCTGCGTTGGGATTCGCGCTGCTGCGGAACGGCGCGACGTCAACTTGTCCGGCTGCAGTTCCACATGCGGGCAAGACCGGCAATCCTGTTCCTGTACATCCGGTGCCGCCCCCAGGCCCCGTCGAGGTTCCCCACCAGTTATTCTCCGCGTTCAGGTTGTATGTTGGGCCATTGAAGACCAAGCCTCGAGAACCTGCCGCTATACACCCAGGCACATTCGTGCACGTGATATTATTATCGTTGACCCTCGCGGCCGGTGGACCTGCGCTGCTACTCGCAGTCAATGGATCAACGGCGACACCATCGGCATTATCTCGGATCACGTTGGCTTCAATCCGCGCGCCTGGAGAGCTGTCCAGCGCTATCCCTGTCCCTCGAAGAGGAGGGAACGGCGTCGAGGTGACGTTTGTATCTGAGAAGTTGAGGATCGTGTTTCGCCGCACGATAGCGCCGGGCGCTCCGCTTGTGGTTGGGATCGTGACAAATGGAGCGAGCGCAATCCCCGCCAGCGCATCCGCCGTCGAGCCTCCACCATCAATCCGATTCCGCTCTACGACGATGTTCCCCCCAGCAGTGAGGCCCGTCAGACCAATTCCCACCCCCAATAAGTTCGGAGCGGAAGCGTCCGTGATGGTGATCTGATTCCACCGAATCTGCACGTTGGCATTCGTGTTATTTCCGACTATGGCGATCGCCGCATCGCCGATCCGTCCGCTGATGATGTTCCGCTCGATGCGAAATGTAACGCCAGGTCCTCCGTTAACCCCGACGACGATGCCGCTGAAGACGGCTGTGGGCGTCGCTCCCTGAAAGCGGCATCGCTCAATCGTCAAGGGTTGGGGGGTGGGATTGGGCCATCCAATAGCTTGAATGGCCGTCGCGCCATTGGGGACGCGAAATCGCAATCCACTGATTCGCACATGCCCCCCGCGCTGTCTGGCGTCAATCATGCAGTTCACTCCTCCGCCCCAGGTGGGATCGCACGTCCCGGGAGCCGATTGTTGAATCGTCCCAGGCCAGGCGGGCGAGCCGATGATTGTGCCGAACCACCCCGGCGGGATGATCACTGGCGCCGGTTCAGTAATCGTGCCGACGACCAAAAGCGTATGTCCCGGCTGCAGGTTCGGATCCGCAAAGGCCTGCGTGAGATTCGGGTAGCTCTTGTTCAAGTTGCCATTCAAAACCCCGCCTCCTTGCGGCCACGCGGCACGCGGTACAAGAAGGCAACTGAAGCCAACGATGAGAAGAACCGAAACTGTCCACTTTTTCATCGTTCACCTCCGTGTTGTCTCAGAAATGCAGCGAGCTGGTCTTCGCCTCAGTTCGGCAAGACCACCCCCGTCACATCATAGGTTCGCTGCACGCTGTTGCCGGGGAAGGCGAAGGTCCTCATCGTTGGAGCGATGTACTGCTGCAGGCACAGGACGGTATAACTTCGGTTGCCGATCGTGCGCGTCGTCCCACATCGGCGGTCTCTCGGTCCGGAGACGATCTCTCCGAATTGTGTGGCGTAGAACGTACCTGTCGGATGCGGACGGAAGTCATACCATGCCACCTCGATGCGGCGCTCGTCGTTCAGCAGCCCCGTGGGGAGCCAAGTGTTCATCGCTTGCAGATCAGGATTGCTGCTTTGGCCCACGCGAGGACCGTGATAGTACTGTGGCTTGACGCTGAACCCCAGATCCCAAGCCCATTCCGCTGCTCCCGCTCGGCTATACCAGGTCTCGAAATTCAGCGAGCAGTGGGGGAAGTTCACCATCATGACGGGACGAATGGAATGATCGCCTCCGCATGCGACAACCGGCACCACATTTGGACCCGTGTTGCTCCCTTCCCCGAAGTCCGCCCACTGGTTCCAATAGCTCACGTTTCCCGCTAAATCTCGCGCCCACACCTGATAGGAGTGAAAGCGCGAGGCATGGCCATTGGGGTTCGTGTCCAAGTGCATGATGACATACACCTCGACGCCTCCCTTCTGGAGCAAGAATCCCTTGAAGCTCGTGTGCTTGTAGATGTTCTCTCCGGGCGTATTCCCAGGATGCGTGAACATCGGCGGGAAGCGCGAGGACAAGACCCAACTGGGAGGCGGATCCCCATGCTCATGTCCGTAGTAACATCCTCCAGGACCCACAGGGGGATGCCATCGGTCCGGATCATGCACGCTCGGTGGACAAGGCTGCCCCGGCCGCGGTCTATCTGGTCCAGAAGATCCTTGCTCCGGCGCACAGGTGAGCGTAGCGCGCTTCCGATCCCGAGAGGTTTGCACTGTCAGAGAAGTCGAACAGGTGACCTCGAGGCTGGAATTCGGATTCATCGTCACCTGCTGTCCCTGAGGAACCGCACTCGCCAAAGCAGCCGGGAGGCCGCAAATGGCGGAACTGAGGAGAGCATTCACATCCGCACGGACTACCGCGGGAGGGACCCAGCGACCGGAGGTCCATGAGCCGCCGATCACTAGCGAGAGCGCGAGAACCAATGAGATTCGTCTCCATCTTAGAATCCGCATAGCGTTCGCCTCCACATTGTGGTCAGTTCTGGATTGTATTACTCTCGCGCTCCTTGTCAAGGGCGATTTTTCCAAATGGCGTGTCCGTCAGCGAGAGGAGACACCGGTCTCGTTTCCGAGGGGGCCTGGAGAACGGAGCGCACTCCACTGGACTCCTGCGATCGCGGCATGGGACTTCGACCGACACAGATCGCCCGATCTCGATAGGCCGCGATCTTCGCCATGCCCGCTTGACGCATAGGCGGAGGCCGCTATAATTGCATGTCTTGCATATGCTCAGTCAGGTCGTCGAGTTGATCGAAGCGAAGCACTGTTTCGCCATCACCTCGCACGCGCGGCCAGATGGAGATGGGCTCGGTTCCTCGCTCGCCCTCATGCACATTCTGGAGAGCTTGGGCAAGGACGTCACCGTCGGCATGCGCGATCCGATCCCGCGCGCCTATCGGGAGCTGCCGGGGGCGGATCGCATCCTTCAGATCACCCGCTTCGACAAACGCTATGATGCTGTCTTCGTCATCGAGTGCAGCGATGTGGATCGGCCCGGCTTGCTCGATCTGGAGGAGCAGTTCCTGGTGAACATTGACCATCACGCGACGACGGAGCTGTTCGGCGACATCAACTGGATTGACTCGACGGCTTCGGCGGTCGGCGAGATGATCTACAATCTCTGCAAAGCGCTCGGCGTGCGCGTGACGCCGGCGATCGCCTCGTGCGTGTACGCGGCCATTTTGGCCGATACGGGCTCGTTTCAATTCCCCAACACGACGGAGCGCACGTTCAAGATCGCGCGCGAGCTGGTCGCGCACGGCGCGAATCCATCGGAGATCGCGCGCTTGCTTTTCTACAATCACCCCTTCGGCAAAATGAAGCTCACGGGATTGGTCCTCTCGACCCTGCAGCGGGATGAGACCGGGCGGATCGCCTGGATGGTGATGACGCAGGAGATGTTGCGGCAGGCCGGAGCCTGCGAAGAGGACAGCGAGGGTATCGTGAATTATCCCCTCGCGATCGAAGGCGTCGAGGTCGTCGCCTTCTTCAAGGAGATCGCTCCGGGCATCTATCGCACGTCCTTGCGCTCGAAGGGAACGGTCAACGTCTCGAAGATCGCGAGCGCTTTCGGTGGTGGGGGGCATCGCAACGCCTCCGGATGCGCGCTGGAAGGGCCCTTGCCGGAAGTCGAACGCCGCGTCATTCGGAAGTTGCAGGAAGCGCTCTCGATTCTCCCCGCGCTCACATGAACGCCCTCACCTTTGAGCGGAAGCCCTCGCATGAGCGCCGGATTCGAGATCCTCGATCACACGGCTGACATCGGCGTGCGCGCGTGGGGTCGAACTCCGGAAGAGATGTTCGCACAAGCTGTGCGCGCGCTCTTCCATCTCATGTATGATCCCGCGACGATCGCGCCGCGCTTGACCCGCGAGCTGGAAGTCCGCGCTGAGGGCTACGAGTATTTGCTCGTGGACCTCTTCAACGAGATCCTCTACCTCTTCGACGCCGAGAAGCTGGCCTTCGCCGATGTCGTTGTTGAGGCGCTCTCCTCAGAACACGTCCGCGTTCGCCTCACTGGAGAAGCGTTCGATCCCACCCGACACGAGGGACGGATTTACGTCAAAGCGGCGACCCTCCACCAATTGAAGGTCGAATCCCGAGACGGTCTGTGGATCGCCGAAGTGTACCTGGACATCTGAGCGTTCACCGACGGCGATAGACGAGCAGCAAGCCTCGCCGTCCGATGGCAAATCCCTCCCGATCGTCGCGCATCGCGATGGCGTAGATGCGCTCGTTCGTGGGGACGGGCACGCGCGTCCACGTCTTCCCCTCATCCGTGGAATGCAAGATCGTCCCATCCCATCCGACGATCCAACCCTCCTTCTTGCGAAAGGTGAGGCCAAGCAGGATCTTCTCGGTGCCGCTCGGTATGGGCACCCAGGTCTTCCCCCCATCGGTCGTGTGCAAGATCAATCCGCCTGAGCCCGTGATCCATCCCCGCCTCTTATCCCGGAAGTAGACGCGGAAGAGATCGCTCTGCGTCCCGCTGGAACGCTTCACCCAGTTTCGCCCCCCGTTCTCCGTGTGGAGAATCGTCCCGCGCGAGCCCACCACCCAACCGATCCGCTCGTTCTCGAAATGGAGGTGATAGAGGTATTCGTCCGTGCCGCTGATCTGATGCATCCAACTGCGTCCCCCATCATCGGTGAAGAGGATGATGCCATCGGCGCCCACGATCCACCCCCGCTTCTCGTCGTGGAACCAAACGCTGTAGAGATCCTGCTCGACGACGCTGGCGACCGAGGCCCAACGTTGTCCCCCATCGGTCGTCGTGAGAATCACGCCCCCATCGCCAACGATCCACCCGCGCCGCTTATTGATGAAGAAGACGTCGTTCAAATTCGTGCGCACGCTGGACGTTTGGACTTGCCAGCTCACGCCGCGATCCGCCGTGTGCAGGATCAGCCCCTCATCGCCGACGATCCATCCGTGGTCCTTCGTCGGGAAGTGAATGGCATTGAAATTTTGCGTGAAGCCCAGCCGTCGAAGCTCCCAAGGCTCCGCCGAAGTCGGATGCGCGAGCGCAACCCACAGGAAGACCCCAAGCCCAAGCCTTCGCATCGTTCGCTCCTCCTCTGTGGCGTCGGCGCGTGCGCGTAAGCATAGCATCTCGATCGCCATCGGTTCAAGCGAGCACTCTCGCGCCGTCGTCCGAAGCTATGCTACACTCGTTCTCGCTATGACCGCCGCCCATGCGCCGAGCGACGTGGCGATTCGCGAGCGCATCCTCGCGCTCTTAAAAGCGCGCGGTCGAGCGATCCCACTGCACGTGTTCGGACGCGAAGTCTTTTGCTTTCGGACCGTCCCCGCCGCGTTCATGCGCCAGATGATGCGTCGCCTCTTCGCGGACGATCCCCATCTGATCCTGCGGGATGACGATTGGGTGGAGCTGCGGCCACCGGCGAGCCCTCAAGACGCACTTCCGCCCGAGGCATGCGCGGACTGCTCGCTCGAGGAGACGGAGTACGTCGTCCTGGATGTCGAGACCACCGGGTTGCGACCGACGGCCAATCGTGTGATCGAGGTCGCCGCTTTCCGCGTCGCCGCCCGTGACGGTCGAACGCGCATTCTCGACGAGTTCGTGACGCTGGTGAATCCGGAGCAACCGCTTCCCCCGACGATCGTGCGGTTGACTGGGATCACGCCAGCGATGGTCGCTCGCGCCCCGCGCTTTTGCGAGATCGCCGACCAGTTGCTGGCGTTCGTCGGATCGCGCGTGTTGGTCGCCCACAACGCGCGCTTCGATCTGGCTTTTCTGGACGCCGAATTCCAAAGGGCCTGCGCGCTGTCGCTGAGGCCGCCGCACCTTTGCACGCTCGCGCTCAGCCGTCGGCTCTTCCCCGAATTGCCGAATCACCGGCTTCCGACCGTCGCTCAGTACATGGGCCTCGAGATGCCGACGTGGCATCGCGCGCGCTCCGATGCGTGGACCACCGCGCACCTCTTCCTCCGCTTGCTCACTCCATTGCAGGAGCGTGGCGTCTACACGCTCTCGGATGCGATGCGCTTCCAGGCCATGCGCCGAAATCCCAAATGCATCCGGAGGTGACGATGGCCGACGTGTTGCTCGCCCTCACGGATTTGCTCTTTCTCACCCGCCTCCGGGCCGCGGCCCAATCCTTGGGGCTCACCGTGGAACGCGCGACGACGCCGGACGAAGTCCTCGAACGCGCGCGACGGGAGGCGCCCGCCGCGGTGATCCTCGATCTGCAAGCCGAACGATTGGACCCCATGCGCGTCATCGCCGAGATCAAAGCCGATGCGACGCTCCGTCACATTCGGACGATCGGCTACGTCGCCCATGTCCGCGACGATCTGAAAGAGCACGCGCATCGCGCCGGATGCGATCTCGTGCTCCCGCGCTCGGCTTTCGTCGCGCGCCTCTCGGAGTTACTTGCCCAAATCGCCGCCGATCGGACGCGCGCCCGTTCCGCCGAGTGAAACGGAGTATCGGCATGTTCCACCTTTCGCCTCGCGCTCCTCGGCAGGTGACGATCCGGATGCGGAGGCGCTCCGCTTCGCGCCCGAACGTTCAGGGAGACCTTCGCGCCACAGCGCCTCCGGCCCATTGCATGAGGTCTTCCTATGAGCTTCCACCACGCGCCTGACGATAAAGCGCCATCGGAGCGCGTGTTCATCCGCACCACGCCCCGATACGAACTCCACGGCCTTCGCCGCACCGCGCTCGCGCTCACGACGACCGTCCCGACGGCCTATACGCTCTACGGCCTCCTGCACGGACGCGGGCGCTTGCTGGTCGCTCACGAGCGGTTCGACCTACATCCGGAAATGACCGCCCTGCTCAATCCCGCGACGCGCCATAGCCTCCGTTGCCGCGATCCGGAGATCATCCGACTCTATCTCCCGCCCGCTCTCATCGCCGATGTGGCGGCCCGACTCCGATTGACGCGCATCGGCCAAGAGTTCACGTTCCATCAGCACGTCGTCGCAGATCCACGGCTCGCCACCTTGTGGCGCTCGGTGTGGGAAGAATTGCAACAGGCTGATGTCGGACACGACATGATCCTGGATGCGCTTGTGGACCAAATCCTCGTCCATCTGTTTCGGCACCATTTCGCCGTCCGACGAAATCTCGATCTGGAATTCTCCCGCTTCGGATTTGTGGATCGGCGACTGCGGCGAGCCATCGAATTCATCCACACCCACTTCGATGGGGACGTACGCCTCAAGGACATGGCGCGCGCGGCCTTCATGAGTACTTTTCACTTCGCCCGCTTGTTCAAGCGCGT from Blastocatellia bacterium encodes:
- the polX gene encoding DNA polymerase/3'-5' exonuclease PolX, translating into MTNRDVAEILRHIAFLLDMEGVEFKPRAYEKAAYAVEALEEPIAELYARGGIKALEEIPGVGKSIAQKIEELLVTGRMAYYEELRRKYPIDLVSLMGIEGVGPKTIRALYEALGITNLDELEQAARQGRIRQLPRFGEKTEAAILRGIEFLRRRGGRFLLGEILPLMEDVCARLAALPEVERVEIAGSLRRRKETVGDADLLVISRRPERVMEAFVSLPEVEHVHEKGETRSRVKFRNGLDVDLRVVPRESFGAALQYFTGSKEHNIALRRIAERMGLKLNEYGLFRGERRIAGRTEEEIYEALGLRYIPPELREDRGEIEAAREGRLPRLIEYGDLRGDLQVQTNWTDGANSIEEMALEARRLGLEYIAITDHTRSLAMTRGSDEAKLLEQIAEIRRLNRKLRGIRVLTGAEVNIRKDGTLDIRDDVLAQLDVVGIAVHSHFNLSRQEMTERIVRAMRNPHADILFHPTGRILLKREPYDVDMDEIIRVARETGTILEIDAYPERLDLKDEHIRKAVEAGVKLVIDSDAHHVGHFRVLAYGIAQARRGWAQREDILNTLPCEEFLAHLKDGRQRRRRL
- a CDS encoding archease, with protein sequence MSAGFEILDHTADIGVRAWGRTPEEMFAQAVRALFHLMYDPATIAPRLTRELEVRAEGYEYLLVDLFNEILYLFDAEKLAFADVVVEALSSEHVRVRLTGEAFDPTRHEGRIYVKAATLHQLKVESRDGLWIAEVYLDI
- a CDS encoding TIGR00282 family metallophosphoesterase; protein product: MRVLVIGDIVGRPGRHIVREKLPELRRQLEIEFVVANVENAAGGFGVTPEVAQELLAAGIDVMTSGNHIFDKKEVFQIIETEPRLLRPANYAPGVPGRGVWSGRSARGHPITVINLQGRVFMSPSDCPFRTVDALLAEIREPRIIIVDMHAEATSEKIAMGWYLDGRVSVVFGSHTHVPTADERILPRGTAYITDLGMTGPYDGVIGIKREQILERFLHGMPQRFEVASGDVRLCGALIEIDETSYRATHIARVMVTDGSTLSEAAR
- a CDS encoding YCF48-related protein, giving the protein MRRLGLGVFLWVALAHPTSAEPWELRRLGFTQNFNAIHFPTKDHGWIVGDEGLILHTADRGVSWQVQTSSVRTNLNDVFFINKRRGWIVGDGGVILTTTDGGQRWASVASVVEQDLYSVWFHDEKRGWIVGADGIILFTDDGGRSWMHQISGTDEYLYHLHFENERIGWVVGSRGTILHTENGGRNWVKRSSGTQSDLFRVYFRDKRRGWITGSGGLILHTTDGGKTWVPIPSGTEKILLGLTFRKKEGWIVGWDGTILHSTDEGKTWTRVPVPTNERIYAIAMRDDREGFAIGRRGLLLVYRRR
- a CDS encoding response regulator — translated: MADVLLALTDLLFLTRLRAAAQSLGLTVERATTPDEVLERARREAPAAVILDLQAERLDPMRVIAEIKADATLRHIRTIGYVAHVRDDLKEHAHRAGCDLVLPRSAFVARLSELLAQIAADRTRARSAE
- a CDS encoding 3'-5' exonuclease — protein: MASARARKHSISIAIGSSEHSRAVVRSYATLVLAMTAAHAPSDVAIRERILALLKARGRAIPLHVFGREVFCFRTVPAAFMRQMMRRLFADDPHLILRDDDWVELRPPASPQDALPPEACADCSLEETEYVVLDVETTGLRPTANRVIEVAAFRVAARDGRTRILDEFVTLVNPEQPLPPTIVRLTGITPAMVARAPRFCEIADQLLAFVGSRVLVAHNARFDLAFLDAEFQRACALSLRPPHLCTLALSRRLFPELPNHRLPTVAQYMGLEMPTWHRARSDAWTTAHLFLRLLTPLQERGVYTLSDAMRFQAMRRNPKCIRR
- a CDS encoding bifunctional oligoribonuclease/PAP phosphatase NrnA, which translates into the protein MHVLHMLSQVVELIEAKHCFAITSHARPDGDGLGSSLALMHILESLGKDVTVGMRDPIPRAYRELPGADRILQITRFDKRYDAVFVIECSDVDRPGLLDLEEQFLVNIDHHATTELFGDINWIDSTASAVGEMIYNLCKALGVRVTPAIASCVYAAILADTGSFQFPNTTERTFKIARELVAHGANPSEIARLLFYNHPFGKMKLTGLVLSTLQRDETGRIAWMVMTQEMLRQAGACEEDSEGIVNYPLAIEGVEVVAFFKEIAPGIYRTSLRSKGTVNVSKIASAFGGGGHRNASGCALEGPLPEVERRVIRKLQEALSILPALT
- a CDS encoding 4-coumarate--CoA ligase family protein, which codes for MIVRGPYPEITIPEVPLTSFVLEQAERRGEKPALIDGPTGRAVSYRELAESVRRVAAGLWARGFRKGDVLAIYSPNLPEYAIAFHAVALIGGINATVNPLYTTEEVATQLRDAGAKYLLTVPPLVEKAQEAARQAGVEDVFVIGEDSWRDLFGDADRVPEVSISPREDVVALPASSGTTGLPKGVMLTHYNLVANIRQVDVAFREVREEDVIIGVLPFFHSYGLLVLMNFMLCKGTTIVTMPRFELEVFLQTLQDYGVTRAYLVPPIILALAKHPVVDRYDLSKLRVIMSGAAPLGESVARACAERLGCLVLQGYGLTEASPVTHANPEDPARVKLASIGPPIPNTECQIVDPETGTPLGVGQLGELWIRGPQVMKGYWKRPEETARTITADGWLRTGDIGYVDEDGYFYVVDRIKELIKYKGLQIAPAELEAVLLSHPAVADAAVIPSPDEEAGEVPKAFIVLKAEASAEELMAYVAERVAPYKKIRRVEFVEQIPRSASGKILRRVLIERERGGSA
- a CDS encoding AraC family transcriptional regulator; amino-acid sequence: MSFHHAPDDKAPSERVFIRTTPRYELHGLRRTALALTTTVPTAYTLYGLLHGRGRLLVAHERFDLHPEMTALLNPATRHSLRCRDPEIIRLYLPPALIADVAARLRLTRIGQEFTFHQHVVADPRLATLWRSVWEELQQADVGHDMILDALVDQILVHLFRHHFAVRRNLDLEFSRFGFVDRRLRRAIEFIHTHFDGDVRLKDMARAAFMSTFHFARLFKRVVGMTPHAYLMGVRLEQAARLLRTTDLSMLEISQRIGYASQSHFAKAFKAWTGLTPREYRQASCGSPPVASLPQGPSSSDLLRP